The Mycolicibacterium monacense genome contains the following window.
ACGCCGCCCGGGCCGGCAACGTCGTCATCTCCAGCGCCGTCGGCAACGGCGTCGGCGACGACAAGCTCGTGTACACCTACGTGCCGACGATCATCGAGTACTACCTGGGCGAGAAGCCGCTCCTGGCGAACGTCGACACCTACCGCTGCTGGCTCGACGAGGAACGCGAAGAGGTGCTCGACCGGGTCACCGAACTGGTGATCAAACCCGTCGAGGGCTCCGGCGGGTACGGCATCGTGTTCGGTCCGGATGCATCGGACAAGGAGCTCAACACCATCTGCAAGAAGATCCGCAACGACCCCCGCGGGTGGATCGCCCAGCCGGTGATGCAGCTGTCGACCGTACCGACCCAGATCGGCGGCAAGCTGGCGCCCCGACACGTCGACCTGCGCCCGTTCGCGGTCAACGACGGTGACGATGTGTGGGTGCTGCCCGGCGGACTCACCCGCGTCGCACTGCCGGAGGGGTCGCTGGTGGTCAACTCCAGCCAGGGCGGCGGGTCGAAGGACACCTGGGTGCTGGCCTCGCGTGCGTCGGCCGCCGACCGGGAGCTGGCCGCCGCGGAGGTGGTGCGCTCGCTGCCCAAGTCGGCGAAGGCCAACAAGGTGGACAAGAATGCGGATGCCCAGTCCGCAGAACAGCTGCAGCAGCAGCAACAGCAGCAGCAGTAGGGGGTTGTCGGAACATGTTGGCACGCAACGCCGAATCGCTGTACTGGATCGGACGCTACGTCGAACGCGCTGACGACACCGCCCGCATCCTCGACGTCACGGTGCACCAACTGCTCGAGGACTCCAGCGTCGACCCGGACCGAGTGGCCCGGACGCTGCTGCGGGTGCTCGGCATGGAGGCGCCCGACCATCCGCTCGACGTGTGGTCGCTGACCGACATCGTCGCGTTCAACCGCGACAGCGCCGACGGTACGTCGATCGTCGACTCGATCTCGGCGGCGCGCGAAAACGCCCGTGGCGCACGTGAGGTCACCTCGACGGAGATCTGGGAGTGCCTCAACACCACCTACAACGCCCTGGCCGAACGGGAGCGCGCCGCCAAACGCTTCGGCCCGCACGAGTTCCTGTCCTACGTCGAGGGGCGCGCCGCGATGTTCGCCGGGCTGGCCGATTCCACGCTCAGCCGCGACGACGGTTACCGGTTCATGGTGCTCGGCCGGGCGATCGAACGCGTCGACATGATGGTCCGGTTGTTGCTCTCGCGCGTCGGCGACAGCGGATCGTCGCCAGCGTGGGTCACGCTGCTGCGTTCGGCCGGTGCGCATGACACCTACCTGCGCACCTACCGGGGCGTGCTGGACGCCGGCCGCGTCGTCGAGTTCATGATGCTCGACCGGCTGTTCCCGCGGTCGATCTTCTATTCGCTGCGCCTAGCCGAGCACAACCTCGACGAACTGCTCAACAGACCGCACAACCGGTTGGGCGCCACGGCCGAAGCGCAGCGTCTGCTGGGCCGCGCGCGCAGCGAGTTGGAATTCATGCATCCCGGTGTCCTCCTCGAATCGCTCGAGCAACGGCTGGCCGGGTTGCAGAAGACGTGCAGCGACGTCGGAGAAGCGTTGGCGCTGCAGTACTTCCACGTCGCGCCGTGGGTGGCTTGGACCGATGCCGGTCGCAATGCGATGGTCATCGAAGAAGGGGAGGTCTAGCTATGTGGCGGATGCGGGTGGTACATGCGACGGGCTATGCCTACAAGTCGCCGGTCACCGCGTCGTTCAACGAGGCCCGTTTGACGCCGCGTTCGGACGCCCGGCAGAACGTCATCCTCAACCGGGTCGAGACCGCGCCGGCCACCCGCCAGTACCGCTACGTCGACTACTGGGGCACCGCGGTGACGGCGTTCGACCTGCACGCACCGCACACCGAACTCGAGGTGACGTCCTCCTCCGTGGTCGAGACCGACGTCGACGACCGTCCCGCGGAAACCGTGACATGGGACGATCTGCGGTCCGAGGCGGTCATCGACCGGTTCGACGAGGTGCTCACCGCATCGCACTACACCCCGGACAGCAGGCGCATCGCCCGGGTCGGCCAGCGCATCGCGAAGTACCACGACCCGTACGAGGCGGTCATCGCCGCCGCGAACTGGG
Protein-coding sequences here:
- a CDS encoding alpha-E domain-containing protein; this encodes MLARNAESLYWIGRYVERADDTARILDVTVHQLLEDSSVDPDRVARTLLRVLGMEAPDHPLDVWSLTDIVAFNRDSADGTSIVDSISAARENARGAREVTSTEIWECLNTTYNALAERERAAKRFGPHEFLSYVEGRAAMFAGLADSTLSRDDGYRFMVLGRAIERVDMMVRLLLSRVGDSGSSPAWVTLLRSAGAHDTYLRTYRGVLDAGRVVEFMMLDRLFPRSIFYSLRLAEHNLDELLNRPHNRLGATAEAQRLLGRARSELEFMHPGVLLESLEQRLAGLQKTCSDVGEALALQYFHVAPWVAWTDAGRNAMVIEEGEV
- a CDS encoding transglutaminase family protein, giving the protein MWRMRVVHATGYAYKSPVTASFNEARLTPRSDARQNVILNRVETAPATRQYRYVDYWGTAVTAFDLHAPHTELEVTSSSVVETDVDDRPAETVTWDDLRSEAVIDRFDEVLTASHYTPDSRRIARVGQRIAKYHDPYEAVIAAANWVHTELDYVPGTTGVHSSGLDALREGKGVCQDFAHLSLVLLRSMGIPARYVSGYLHPRKDAAIGDTVDGQSHAWVQAWTGGWWHYDPTNDSDINEQYISVGVGRDYADVSPLKGIYSGEGSTDLDVVVEITRLA